One Oceanicoccus sagamiensis genomic region harbors:
- a CDS encoding alpha/beta fold hydrolase, producing the protein MSQLAREDGKSIYYEDHGSGDSAIVLVHGWGAGVRAWDYTLPGLVAAGHRVVLLDHRGCGQSSKDFADMGVEAIASDVVALVEHLAIGSVILNGWSLGGAVVVAAARDLGDRCKGLVLTCGATPCYVQKPDYPHGGTEQILADTLAAMNADRVNFFAGLSAGVCASEVSPQVVDWMWQMFLQSSPLAANSLGDLGPLDQRQDLANLNIPILGFVGGQDAVVDPAVCRSVADYGKDVTLVECAASGHAPFIEEGELYHSELHSFIAKQL; encoded by the coding sequence ATGAGTCAACTGGCAAGAGAAGACGGCAAAAGTATTTATTATGAAGACCATGGCAGCGGCGATAGTGCCATTGTATTAGTGCATGGTTGGGGTGCAGGTGTCAGAGCGTGGGACTATACCTTGCCGGGCCTGGTGGCTGCCGGCCACCGAGTTGTATTGTTAGATCACCGCGGCTGTGGCCAATCCAGTAAAGACTTTGCCGATATGGGCGTTGAAGCGATTGCCAGCGATGTGGTGGCACTGGTTGAACATCTGGCTATTGGCAGCGTTATATTAAATGGTTGGTCTTTAGGCGGCGCTGTTGTGGTAGCCGCGGCCAGAGATTTGGGCGACCGCTGTAAAGGTTTGGTACTAACCTGTGGTGCCACACCCTGTTATGTACAAAAACCGGATTATCCCCATGGCGGTACCGAACAGATACTGGCGGATACCCTGGCTGCGATGAATGCTGACCGAGTTAATTTCTTTGCCGGTTTATCTGCTGGAGTTTGTGCCAGTGAGGTTAGCCCGCAGGTGGTGGATTGGATGTGGCAAATGTTTTTGCAGTCCTCGCCATTAGCCGCCAATTCTCTGGGTGATTTAGGCCCGCTGGACCAGCGTCAGGACCTGGCTAATTTAAATATACCTATTCTCGGTTTTGTCGGCGGTCAGGATGCGGTGGTTGACCCCGCTGTCTGCCGTTCAGTGGCCGACTATGGCAAAGATGTAACACTGGTAGAATGCGCCGCTTCAGGCCATGCACCCTTTATCGAAGAGGGCGAACTCTATCACTCTGAGCTTCATAGCTTTATCGCCAAACAACTTTAA
- a CDS encoding nuclear transport factor 2 family protein: MSLTVEQKLEIHELLSRAAYAYDERDMKMLEASFSESASFTMRIAGGDLVGPFEGREAIMALMSGSMNDQTDVRRHVVSNIFFDNNNPETTVVSNLTLMATENGVTQLLTTGVYYDTVVEEGGQWCIRQRHIDLDKAY; encoded by the coding sequence ATGAGCCTGACCGTTGAGCAAAAGTTAGAGATTCACGAATTATTAAGCCGCGCCGCCTATGCCTATGATGAGCGCGATATGAAAATGTTAGAGGCCTCCTTTTCAGAGAGCGCCAGTTTTACCATGCGTATTGCCGGTGGTGATCTGGTCGGCCCGTTTGAAGGCCGGGAAGCAATTATGGCGCTAATGTCCGGCTCTATGAATGATCAAACCGATGTACGCCGTCATGTGGTTAGCAATATCTTTTTTGATAATAACAATCCCGAAACCACGGTAGTGTCCAATCTGACTTTAATGGCCACAGAAAATGGTGTCACCCAGTTACTCACCACGGGCGTCTATTACGATACCGTGGTTGAAGAGGGCGGGCAGTGGTGTATTCGTCAGCGTCATATCGATTTAGATAAAGCCTATTAG
- a CDS encoding SDR family oxidoreductase — protein MSSKKPNKKPSEKAKQKVWLVTGASRGIGLAVAQRAIAAGDKVALLARGEAVLQVAEGLGENAMGVQADVADPASVKLAVAKVLVEWGQIDTIVNNAGLHRGGKVGRRLTLDDWQAVLDTNLTGSLNVISACRDSLSEGSNIVNVGAVVGFRGFPGDAAYGASKAGLAGLTRALAIELAAKGICVNLVIPGLVLTEMTSELSEKALESMRKTVPMGRYGAPDEIAEVIEFVGRSRYMTGAFVPVDGGLMSSFGVPQ, from the coding sequence ATGTCTAGTAAAAAGCCGAATAAAAAGCCGAGTGAAAAGGCAAAGCAAAAGGTTTGGTTAGTTACCGGTGCATCCCGCGGTATTGGTTTGGCAGTAGCCCAGCGGGCTATTGCGGCGGGGGACAAGGTAGCGCTGTTAGCCCGCGGTGAAGCGGTGCTTCAGGTGGCTGAAGGCTTGGGTGAAAACGCCATGGGTGTACAGGCCGATGTGGCTGACCCGGCTTCGGTAAAGTTGGCGGTGGCTAAGGTGCTGGTCGAGTGGGGCCAGATTGATACCATCGTTAATAATGCTGGGCTGCATCGTGGCGGTAAAGTAGGGCGTCGCTTGACGCTGGATGATTGGCAGGCAGTGTTAGATACCAACCTAACCGGTTCCCTTAATGTGATTAGCGCCTGTAGAGATAGCCTGTCCGAGGGTAGCAATATAGTCAATGTGGGTGCTGTGGTCGGCTTTCGCGGTTTCCCCGGTGATGCCGCCTACGGTGCTTCCAAGGCTGGACTGGCAGGTTTAACCCGGGCGCTCGCCATTGAATTAGCCGCTAAGGGGATTTGCGTAAATCTGGTTATCCCCGGTTTGGTCCTTACAGAAATGACCAGCGAGCTGTCTGAAAAAGCGCTGGAATCTATGCGTAAAACTGTCCCCATGGGCCGCTATGGTGCCCCGGATGAAATTGCCGAAGTGATTGAGTTTGTCGGCCGTTCTCGCTATATGACTGGCGCTTTTGTGCCGGTTGATGGTGGCCTGATGTCCAGCTTTGGTGTGCCGCAATGA
- a CDS encoding TetR/AcrR family transcriptional regulator yields the protein MASRPDSERMTQAERTALSDKKMFEAAIELINERGTQKTTLKEIGERAGYSRGLANYRFGSKDGLMLELFERFDDRWKEHLGDYISNTHGLEAVRQASSALRDFLKKESKYLRAMYLLWYESLGHESDMRRLLAEHHDVYRHDARRWIEQGIEAGDIKPNTDAEQFAAQYCAFSFGIVYQWLVNAKSLDIDAVFDNYIKNTIELLANPQ from the coding sequence ATGGCTAGTCGACCAGATTCAGAGCGGATGACACAGGCGGAACGCACCGCCTTATCCGATAAAAAAATGTTTGAAGCGGCGATTGAATTAATCAATGAACGCGGCACACAAAAAACCACCTTAAAAGAAATTGGTGAGCGGGCAGGCTATAGCCGCGGCTTAGCCAATTATCGTTTTGGTTCTAAAGATGGCCTAATGCTGGAATTATTTGAGCGTTTTGATGACCGCTGGAAAGAACATCTCGGAGATTACATCAGCAATACCCATGGGCTGGAAGCGGTTCGACAGGCCTCCAGTGCATTGCGGGATTTTTTAAAGAAAGAATCCAAATATCTGCGAGCGATGTATCTACTATGGTACGAAAGCCTTGGCCATGAAAGCGATATGCGTCGTTTACTGGCCGAGCATCACGATGTTTATCGTCACGATGCCAGACGCTGGATAGAGCAGGGTATTGAGGCGGGTGATATAAAACCCAACACCGATGCGGAACAGTTTGCCGCACAGTACTGTGCCTTTAGTTTTGGTATTGTTTACCAATGGCTGGTGAATGCTAAATCATTGGATATCGATGCGGTGTTTGATAATTATATAAAAAATACAATTGAGCTATTAGCCAATCCACAATAA
- a CDS encoding AMP-binding protein, protein MNIGFIPSKTARLEPHREALIDVHSGRRVTFGELDGNVCRLANALIDQLGLSKGDRVAVLSKNSIEYMEIYYACARVGMIAQPINWRLGPDEMVRILEDGSPSVVISSGEYREDAEQLKNKISVSHWLNFGDDSDGSYQALLEGSSTDEPKASAEVGGDDPALILYTGGTTGQSKGALHTHRSLYMGMINQTVAERVVPSDVYMLTGQMFHIPVALGMNYHAHGCPMVLINFDARLALETIHKERVSAFLGITTMLNWMMADEKFAEFDLSSLRNIQYGGGPMPSSVVAAALDAFPCTIIQGYGQTEGMTMSFLSQEDHLRALAGDHPERLDSCGREGFVTEMRLVDPEGNTVPRDGNTPGEIIVRSEANMVGYWQRPDLTAETIRDGWMWTGDIAVWDEAGYIFIVDRAKDMIISGGENIFCTQVEAAIHKHPGVLESAVFGIPDDVWGEAVKAVVVMKPGQSATEKDIIDTAAEHLASYQKPKSVDFVESLPKAPTGKILKRDLRTPYWEAARTNV, encoded by the coding sequence GTGAATATTGGATTTATCCCCAGTAAAACTGCGCGGCTGGAGCCACACCGCGAAGCGCTGATTGATGTGCACTCCGGTCGCCGGGTGACCTTTGGCGAGTTAGATGGCAATGTCTGCCGTTTGGCGAATGCGCTTATTGATCAATTAGGTTTATCCAAGGGCGACAGGGTAGCGGTGTTATCCAAAAACTCTATCGAGTATATGGAAATTTATTATGCCTGTGCGCGGGTGGGTATGATTGCCCAACCGATTAACTGGCGGCTTGGCCCTGATGAAATGGTGCGTATTCTTGAAGATGGTTCCCCTTCCGTGGTTATCTCTTCAGGCGAGTACCGTGAAGACGCGGAGCAACTTAAAAACAAAATCAGTGTATCGCACTGGCTTAATTTTGGTGACGACAGCGATGGCTCATATCAGGCATTGCTAGAGGGCTCTTCCACCGATGAGCCTAAAGCTTCTGCAGAGGTTGGTGGTGATGACCCGGCATTGATTCTTTATACCGGCGGTACTACCGGCCAATCCAAAGGCGCATTGCATACCCATCGTTCGCTCTATATGGGCATGATTAACCAGACCGTTGCTGAGCGTGTGGTGCCTTCCGATGTGTATATGCTAACCGGCCAGATGTTTCATATCCCGGTAGCGTTGGGCATGAACTACCACGCCCATGGCTGCCCTATGGTGTTGATTAACTTTGATGCACGGTTAGCGTTGGAGACTATTCATAAAGAACGGGTTTCAGCCTTTCTGGGTATCACCACCATGCTTAACTGGATGATGGCGGACGAAAAATTTGCCGAGTTTGATTTAAGCAGTTTACGAAATATTCAATACGGCGGTGGCCCTATGCCCAGCAGCGTAGTCGCCGCCGCATTGGATGCTTTTCCCTGCACCATTATTCAAGGCTATGGCCAGACCGAAGGGATGACCATGAGCTTTTTATCTCAGGAAGATCATTTGCGGGCTTTGGCTGGCGATCATCCCGAGCGTTTGGATTCCTGCGGCCGCGAAGGCTTTGTAACGGAAATGCGTTTGGTGGACCCTGAAGGTAATACCGTGCCGCGCGATGGCAATACCCCCGGTGAAATTATTGTGCGCTCCGAAGCCAATATGGTGGGCTATTGGCAGCGCCCTGATCTTACCGCTGAAACCATTCGTGATGGTTGGATGTGGACTGGCGATATCGCTGTCTGGGACGAAGCCGGTTATATTTTTATTGTTGACCGTGCCAAAGATATGATTATTTCCGGCGGTGAAAATATTTTCTGTACTCAGGTAGAAGCTGCCATTCATAAACACCCCGGTGTATTAGAGTCAGCGGTATTTGGTATTCCCGATGATGTTTGGGGTGAGGCGGTAAAAGCCGTTGTGGTTATGAAGCCCGGTCAATCGGCTACCGAAAAAGACATTATTGATACCGCCGCAGAGCATTTGGCGTCCTATCAAAAACCCAAATCTGTGGACTTTGTTGAAAGCCTGCCCAAAGCTCCCACCGGAAAAATTCTTAAACGCGATTTGCGCACACCCTATTGGGAAGCGGCAAGGACAAATGTATGA
- a CDS encoding SDR family NAD(P)-dependent oxidoreductase, which translates to MSIEGLCFVITGGAAGIGAGTARLAASRGAKVVVSDMNDAAGEALAEEINGSGGQAIYQHCDVTNEEQVEALMKAAADAFGGIDIVHNNAGIHESMLGGDLSLDGMSRATFEKVMGVNVTGAWLCAKYALPYLRNSDNASIINAGSTSSLTGYPQCQAYGASKGAIMQLTKMLAVDLAPDSIRVNCYCPGSIHTQIVDKFLEAAPDPKAMLNTMTQTHLIPRMGKPVDVAALVCFLASPESEFVNGAVWGIDGGSLAWRGTLDVLGMEAEA; encoded by the coding sequence ATGTCAATTGAAGGTCTTTGCTTTGTAATTACCGGCGGTGCTGCCGGTATTGGTGCGGGTACCGCCCGTTTAGCGGCTAGCCGTGGCGCCAAAGTAGTGGTGTCGGATATGAATGATGCGGCGGGGGAAGCTCTGGCTGAAGAGATTAATGGCAGTGGTGGTCAGGCGATATACCAGCATTGCGATGTGACCAATGAAGAGCAAGTGGAAGCCTTAATGAAAGCGGCCGCCGATGCCTTTGGCGGTATTGATATTGTGCATAACAATGCAGGTATTCATGAAAGTATGTTGGGCGGCGATTTATCCCTTGATGGTATGAGCCGCGCTACCTTTGAAAAGGTAATGGGCGTGAATGTCACCGGCGCATGGCTCTGTGCCAAATATGCTTTGCCCTATTTACGTAACAGCGATAACGCCTCCATTATCAATGCCGGTTCAACCAGCTCTCTAACCGGTTACCCGCAGTGTCAGGCCTACGGTGCCAGTAAAGGCGCGATTATGCAGCTGACCAAAATGCTGGCGGTTGATCTGGCCCCCGATAGTATTCGGGTTAATTGCTATTGCCCCGGTTCCATCCATACCCAGATTGTCGATAAATTTTTAGAGGCGGCTCCTGACCCTAAGGCAATGCTTAATACTATGACGCAAACTCATTTGATTCCGCGTATGGGCAAGCCTGTTGATGTAGCGGCACTGGTCTGTTTTCTGGCCAGCCCTGAGTCAGAATTTGTTAATGGTGCTGTTTGGGGTATCGATGGCGGTTCATTAGCCTGGCGCGGCACCCTTGATGTATTAGGTATGGAGGCAGAGGCATGA
- a CDS encoding FAS1-like dehydratase domain-containing protein, translating into MSVLTPEVLSAIGRQSQPQREIVTRRDIRKYSVATGNRQRKYLDGDQAPPMFHVPLFWDVVELDQLTPDGVSIDSLLPKFPLEKAMAGGLNIEYHKPVRPGDWLTATRTLTDIYEKEGRSGALIFYEVVMDIVNDDQELVIREKTTRILR; encoded by the coding sequence ATGAGTGTATTAACCCCTGAGGTATTGTCGGCAATTGGTCGCCAAAGCCAGCCCCAGCGTGAAATTGTTACCCGTCGCGATATTCGTAAATACTCGGTGGCAACGGGCAATCGCCAGCGCAAGTATTTAGACGGTGACCAGGCTCCGCCGATGTTTCATGTGCCGTTATTTTGGGATGTGGTGGAGTTGGACCAGCTAACACCGGATGGTGTATCGATTGATTCGCTACTGCCCAAATTTCCTTTGGAAAAAGCGATGGCCGGTGGTTTAAATATTGAATACCACAAACCGGTTCGCCCCGGCGACTGGTTAACCGCCACCCGCACATTAACCGATATTTATGAAAAAGAAGGGCGCTCCGGTGCCTTGATTTTTTACGAAGTGGTGATGGATATCGTCAATGACGACCAAGAACTGGTTATCCGCGAAAAAACCACGAGGATTTTACGATGA
- a CDS encoding substrate-binding periplasmic protein produces the protein MQTKKPGLLKSSLLLSIVTLIFCNFATADSMRFSVSNKLSPPVPPYQWYDFCTSSYQGFNKELYQRLASDLGLKAEFIESKYAVNATDMQRYNLELIASGQTSFSLSHPAFIKDSSKWVVGAQPPLNFDQVIVILAERDDIRQLADLQALMGTGVDTTSDIHEFKKIGLDLQFKEAATLSEALQTVSRGDADYWIAPKFLALNLIEELALEGQVKFSHLKVSTLSDFYMVTSTTERNRQLINQIDTLVVKYREAGYIDFLKINALKTWLSNKSCAQQGATG, from the coding sequence ATGCAAACCAAAAAACCTGGCTTACTAAAAAGCAGTTTATTATTGTCCATAGTGACTTTGATTTTCTGTAACTTCGCTACAGCTGATAGCATGCGTTTTTCTGTCAGTAATAAACTGTCCCCTCCCGTTCCTCCTTATCAATGGTATGATTTCTGTACTAGCAGCTATCAAGGTTTTAATAAAGAACTGTATCAGCGTCTGGCTTCCGACCTTGGCTTAAAGGCTGAGTTTATCGAATCAAAATATGCCGTAAACGCCACTGATATGCAGCGCTATAATCTGGAGCTTATAGCATCAGGCCAAACCTCTTTTTCCCTTTCCCATCCCGCTTTTATAAAGGACTCAAGCAAGTGGGTGGTAGGCGCTCAGCCGCCATTAAACTTTGACCAGGTCATTGTGATATTGGCAGAGCGTGATGATATTAGGCAGTTGGCAGATCTACAGGCACTTATGGGCACTGGTGTGGATACCACATCGGATATTCATGAGTTTAAAAAAATAGGTCTGGATTTACAGTTTAAAGAGGCTGCAACCTTAAGTGAGGCATTACAAACCGTGTCCAGAGGCGATGCCGATTATTGGATAGCACCGAAATTTTTGGCACTGAATTTAATTGAGGAGCTAGCGCTTGAGGGGCAGGTAAAGTTCTCGCATCTTAAAGTCAGCACCTTATCCGATTTTTATATGGTAACCAGTACCACGGAGAGAAACCGGCAATTGATTAATCAGATTGATACGTTGGTGGTTAAATACCGGGAGGCAGGCTATATCGACTTTCTTAAAATCAATGCCTTAAAGACCTGGTTATCTAATAAGTCCTGTGCCCAGCAGGGGGCTACAGGGTAG
- a CDS encoding LLM class flavin-dependent oxidoreductase: MSNVNYGLWYDFRNPEQWRQPFEDFYAERFEQLVQAEKMGFNSCWLTEHHFCDDGYTPSPLVLAAAIASKTETMRLGTNLMLLPLHDPVRVAEDAATLSLLSGGRFDLGVGIGYRQAEFEQFKRKISHRPSLIEEGIEILRRSWSGEPVNFSGKRFEVGDLKVMPTPETNPKIYLGGMAEPAIQRAARIADGFLSTGGLGIDVYNEALEQQGKSIQDGDIILGSWAIIAEDPEAEAAKVADHVLYQTNEYIKWGAFGPPDQATLFETGAQAIENGLYELWDADTAVTELNKLMKTYPNIRDIHFWAQFPGESVESGNKRLRYIAEHVLPRLG; the protein is encoded by the coding sequence ATGAGTAATGTTAATTACGGCCTCTGGTATGACTTTCGTAACCCGGAGCAATGGCGACAGCCCTTTGAGGACTTTTATGCCGAGCGCTTTGAGCAACTGGTTCAAGCGGAAAAAATGGGCTTTAATTCCTGCTGGCTAACCGAACATCATTTTTGTGACGACGGTTATACACCTTCACCTTTAGTGTTGGCTGCGGCCATTGCCTCAAAAACTGAAACCATGCGTCTGGGCACTAACCTGATGTTATTGCCACTACATGACCCCGTTAGAGTGGCTGAAGATGCAGCTACCTTATCCTTATTAAGTGGCGGACGTTTTGATTTAGGTGTGGGTATTGGTTATCGCCAGGCTGAGTTTGAGCAATTCAAACGAAAAATTTCACATCGCCCCAGTTTGATTGAGGAGGGTATAGAAATTCTTCGCCGCAGCTGGAGCGGTGAGCCGGTTAATTTTTCGGGCAAGCGTTTTGAAGTGGGTGATTTAAAAGTGATGCCTACTCCCGAGACCAATCCAAAGATTTATTTAGGCGGAATGGCAGAACCTGCTATTCAACGTGCAGCCAGAATTGCAGATGGATTTCTCTCTACCGGTGGTCTAGGTATTGATGTTTATAACGAAGCTCTGGAACAGCAAGGCAAGTCGATTCAAGATGGCGATATTATTTTAGGCTCCTGGGCGATTATTGCCGAAGACCCTGAAGCCGAAGCTGCCAAGGTTGCAGACCATGTGTTATACCAAACTAATGAATATATTAAGTGGGGAGCTTTTGGCCCACCCGATCAGGCGACGTTATTTGAGACCGGTGCTCAGGCCATAGAAAATGGCTTGTATGAGTTATGGGATGCCGATACAGCGGTGACGGAATTAAATAAGTTAATGAAAACTTATCCGAATATTCGCGATATTCACTTCTGGGCGCAGTTTCCAGGTGAGTCGGTGGAGTCGGGCAATAAGCGTCTTCGTTATATTGCCGAGCATGTGTTGCCGAGGTTGGGGTGA
- a CDS encoding phosphotransferase family protein gives MSSNAEKFSQWAEAELGLCNARIEKKLAGGNSNLTQLVVHDAGQFVIRSAPANTISPKAHLGVQREATFMGALAGHAPVPKVLCWCEDTEILGYPFAAIEFINGVAITDTLPASYDTVEAVNQLGLQLASALGEIACAPWQDIGLAEMGRPENFLRRQIERWLQVRESQPTRDLPEIARLGQWLLDNLPEDGPVGIFHGDYHLDNTLCHPERPELLAVIDWEMGTIGDPLADLGLLLMFWGPRSVTPPGFAHVQAATRKEGVIGRRELVKAWEKTSGITPRHLEFYLCFAFWRLAAIVEGAYGLYLEGKVDTDYARGLEYDVPALLKEAALAAAGEW, from the coding sequence ATGAGTTCAAACGCCGAAAAATTTAGCCAGTGGGCCGAGGCCGAGCTGGGTTTGTGCAATGCCCGTATTGAAAAAAAACTGGCCGGTGGTAATTCCAATCTAACGCAATTGGTTGTCCATGATGCTGGGCAATTTGTGATTCGCTCGGCACCCGCTAATACCATTTCCCCTAAGGCGCATTTAGGTGTGCAAAGAGAAGCGACCTTTATGGGCGCACTGGCCGGTCATGCTCCCGTCCCCAAGGTATTATGCTGGTGTGAAGATACTGAGATTTTGGGTTATCCCTTTGCAGCTATAGAGTTTATTAATGGCGTAGCGATAACCGATACACTACCTGCCAGCTACGATACAGTAGAAGCCGTCAATCAACTTGGCTTGCAGTTAGCCAGTGCGCTGGGCGAAATTGCCTGCGCCCCCTGGCAGGATATTGGTCTTGCAGAAATGGGCAGGCCAGAAAACTTTTTACGTCGACAAATTGAGCGTTGGTTACAGGTGCGGGAAAGCCAGCCCACCAGAGACTTACCAGAGATTGCCCGGTTGGGGCAGTGGCTATTAGATAACTTACCGGAAGATGGCCCGGTCGGTATTTTTCATGGTGACTACCATTTGGATAATACGCTTTGCCATCCAGAGCGGCCTGAATTATTAGCCGTGATCGATTGGGAAATGGGCACTATTGGCGACCCCCTGGCTGACTTGGGTTTGCTACTAATGTTTTGGGGGCCAAGAAGCGTAACACCTCCCGGTTTTGCTCATGTCCAGGCCGCAACCCGCAAAGAGGGTGTGATCGGTCGCCGCGAATTGGTTAAAGCCTGGGAAAAAACCAGCGGTATTACACCGCGCCATTTGGAATTTTATTTATGTTTTGCTTTTTGGCGTCTGGCGGCTATTGTCGAGGGTGCTTATGGTTTATATCTCGAAGGCAAAGTGGATACCGATTATGCCCGAGGTCTTGAATATGATGTCCCCGCGCTATTAAAGGAGGCCGCGCTGGCGGCAGCAGGAGAATGGTAA
- a CDS encoding TetR/AcrR family transcriptional regulator: protein MPTTTPRRSRAGRRDSRGDKRRRLIFKSLHDCILAQGYVKTTLADVAKGADMSPSHLLYYFKGKEAILEQYFENVSVSFLEKIEEFGELEPREQIEALADFWFKGEASTVKEIGFMLECFGAAVNDDVLKITKRDFDERCKSHLAKIFDDCPAVFMNNSTDAAEIAYGLMIGLRSAVYFDSDIDPEGAHRLFLTSVLTMSGLK from the coding sequence ATGCCAACAACGACACCCAGACGCTCCCGAGCCGGCCGCCGCGATAGCCGCGGAGACAAGCGCCGCCGCCTAATTTTTAAATCCCTCCACGACTGCATTCTTGCTCAGGGTTATGTAAAAACCACGCTGGCAGATGTAGCCAAGGGCGCGGATATGTCCCCCAGCCACCTGCTCTATTACTTTAAAGGTAAGGAAGCCATTCTTGAGCAGTACTTTGAGAATGTGTCGGTTAGCTTTTTGGAGAAAATTGAAGAATTTGGCGAACTGGAGCCACGCGAGCAGATTGAAGCGCTGGCGGACTTTTGGTTTAAGGGCGAAGCCAGTACGGTGAAAGAGATTGGTTTTATGCTGGAGTGCTTTGGCGCTGCGGTTAATGATGATGTACTTAAAATTACCAAGCGTGACTTTGATGAGCGCTGTAAAAGCCACCTTGCCAAAATCTTTGATGACTGCCCGGCAGTGTTTATGAATAACAGTACCGATGCGGCGGAGATTGCTTACGGGCTGATGATTGGCTTGCGCTCTGCGGTGTATTTTGATTCGGATATTGACCCTGAAGGGGCGCATCGCTTGTTTTTGACCAGTGTTTTGACAATGAGTGGGTTGAAATAA
- a CDS encoding long-chain fatty acid--CoA ligase: protein MQTNSMETTMMHLPMTVQMIMDHGRNVFPDSRVGTFDGDSMVYTSYAEIADNAARLAAALQSLGIVPGDRVATFSWNNTAHMEAYLGIPSMGAIMHTVNIRLSAEHIAYIINHAENRVVLLDASLLDVFSPVLPLLKTVEHILLIGEGELITDIPTQDYRQLLAANKPLQDWPELDETSAAAVCYTSGTTGNPKGVVYSHRTTFVHSLASRGVDTFGICESDRILLLPAMFHANAWGMPYSGWFSGSDFTLPGPHLQPEGIKRMIALEKPTVTATVPTILGDLLRADSADLDMTCFRSIICGGSSVAPAMIDAARERWGVPVLQGWGMTETSPLCTVSHPPRDFTGADETQWRTKSGRPVAGMQVRVIDEEGNPLPHDGETVGELQLRGPWVTGGYHKGDSPDSVSDDGWLRTGDVGHIDQRHFVQLTDRTKDVIKSGGEWISSVELEDIIAGHPNVQQAAVVATADERWQERPLVIVVAEEGIDAQQLREYLKDKVARFWIPEYWSFTDDIPKTSVGKLDKKRLRDMNESGALKVEVIR, encoded by the coding sequence ATGCAAACAAATTCTATGGAAACCACCATGATGCACCTACCCATGACGGTGCAGATGATTATGGACCACGGTCGCAATGTGTTCCCCGATTCAAGAGTGGGAACCTTTGATGGCGACTCCATGGTTTATACCAGTTATGCCGAGATTGCCGATAATGCAGCCCGTTTAGCGGCCGCATTACAATCATTAGGTATTGTTCCCGGTGATAGAGTCGCCACCTTTAGTTGGAATAACACGGCCCATATGGAAGCCTATTTAGGTATTCCTTCTATGGGTGCGATTATGCATACCGTTAATATCCGTTTATCGGCTGAGCATATTGCCTATATTATTAATCACGCCGAAAACCGAGTGGTTTTGTTAGACGCCAGTTTACTGGATGTTTTTTCACCGGTATTACCGCTATTAAAAACCGTAGAACATATTTTATTAATTGGTGAGGGCGAGCTGATAACTGATATTCCCACTCAGGATTACCGTCAGCTATTAGCGGCCAATAAGCCATTGCAAGATTGGCCCGAGCTGGACGAAACTTCGGCAGCGGCGGTCTGTTATACCAGCGGTACCACCGGCAACCCCAAAGGGGTGGTCTATAGTCATCGCACTACCTTTGTTCACTCACTGGCTTCGCGCGGTGTTGATACCTTTGGTATTTGCGAGAGTGATAGAATTTTATTGCTGCCCGCCATGTTCCACGCCAATGCCTGGGGGATGCCCTATAGCGGTTGGTTTAGTGGTAGCGATTTTACCTTGCCGGGGCCGCATCTCCAGCCTGAAGGTATCAAGCGCATGATTGCGCTGGAAAAACCTACGGTAACCGCAACTGTGCCCACCATTCTGGGTGATCTATTACGCGCTGACTCTGCCGATCTGGATATGACCTGTTTCCGTTCCATTATTTGCGGGGGCTCTTCCGTTGCACCTGCCATGATCGATGCCGCCAGAGAGCGTTGGGGTGTGCCGGTATTGCAGGGCTGGGGCATGACAGAAACCAGCCCGCTATGTACCGTTTCACATCCACCAAGAGATTTTACCGGCGCCGATGAAACCCAATGGCGAACCAAAAGTGGCCGCCCGGTTGCTGGTATGCAAGTGCGAGTGATTGATGAAGAAGGCAACCCGCTGCCCCATGACGGTGAAACCGTGGGTGAATTACAACTGCGTGGTCCCTGGGTAACGGGTGGATATCACAAAGGCGATTCGCCTGATTCCGTTAGTGACGATGGCTGGCTGCGCACCGGCGATGTAGGCCATATTGACCAGCGCCATTTTGTGCAACTGACCGATCGCACCAAAGATGTGATTAAGTCCGGCGGTGAATGGATATCTTCCGTAGAACTGGAAGATATTATTGCCGGCCACCCCAATGTGCAGCAGGCTGCGGTAGTGGCGACTGCGGATGAACGCTGGCAGGAGCGCCCACTGGTTATTGTGGTGGCGGAAGAGGGCATAGATGCCCAACAGCTGCGTGAATATTTAAAAGATAAAGTCGCCCGTTTCTGGATTCCCGAATATTGGAGCTTTACCGACGATATCCCTAAAACCAGCGTCGGTAAATTAGATAAAAAACGCCTGCGGGATATGAATGAGTCGGGCGCTCTCAAGGTTGAGGTAATACGCTAA